GTCTGGCCAATCAAGTCACCACGATCAGCGAAAGTGCGGACCTGTCGTCCGGCATGAAGGTCGCTGACATCGTCGTCACGGATGATGCCCTCGGCACCGAAACGCTTGCGCTAGTCGGAGCCGATGCGGCCTTGTTCCGCATTGATGGCACAGAGCTCTGGTTGATTGACAACGCCACGCTCGACTTTGACAGCAACAGCGTCCTCGATGTCACCGTTTCCGTGGACGACAACACGGTGGGTAACACGCCGGACGACAGCCAAGCGTTTTCGATCAACGTCACCGATGTGAACACCGCCCCGGTCGTTTCGCTGAGCCAGAGCGGCGACTCGTTGCCGGAATCCACCGCCACCGGTTCACGCATCAAGATGGCCGACATCATCCTCACCGATGATGGAACCGGCACGAACACGCTGTCGCTGTCAGGCACCGACGCCGGGCTGTTTGAAATCGACGGCACCGAATTGTTCTGGACCGGTGACTCGGCCCTCGACTACGAATCAAAACCCGCCCTGAACGTGACCGTCAATGTCAACGACACCTCGCTTGGCGCGGGCATCGACTCATCGACCAACTTCACGTTGACGGTCACCGACGTCAACGAAGCCCCCAGCTTCACCTTGGATTCCCCTCTGACCTTGGTGACCGAAGACGAGGATTTGTCGAGCGGGCTCAAAGTAGCGGACTTGTTGATCACAGACGATGCGATCGGATCTGAAACCTTTTCACTCCGTGGCGATGATGCCGCGTTGTTTGAAGTGATTGGAACAGAACTGAGACTCAAAGCGGGAGTCGCACTCGACGCCATCACGAACCCAAACTTGGACGTGACCATCGACCTGGATGACGCCAGCCTGGGTGGTGGTCCGGAAGACACGCAAACGCTGCAGATCCAAGTCACCACCACGAACACACCACCGACGCTCAACAACTGGCAAAACAGTTCGTTTGTCGGCCAGACCATGGAGATACCTGCCTCCGTGTTTGCGGGGCTATCCGACGACGTGGATGGTCAAACGCTGACGGCTCACCTTCATTCAGGCCCATCCATTGGCACCTTGGACCTGCGCACCAACGGCGGATTCACCTTCACGCCGCCTCCTGGATTCATTGGTTCCATCACCTTTGAATGGACGTCGCACGACGGACGCCAACACAGTGCTGCTGCGACGGCCACCCTGACCTTCCTCCCCATTCCCACCATCCCGACGCCTCCTGCACCACCATCGCCGGATGATGGGTCAGGGTCCAATTCGGATGCGTCTGATAGCGACCAAACGGATTCCGAATCCGATTCCGATAGCAAAGACGATTCCGAAGACAGTTCCAGCGATTCGGAATCCGAATCCGATTCCGAAGCGGAATCAACCGACGTCCCAGTCGGCATTCCCAATGCTGTCACCGGCCCGGATGGAAGCGGGCAACCAGGATCCCAATCGGCTGGTGCCGAAGAGACATCGTCGGAACTCGAACGCATGAACGCCAGTGTCAACGAGGCTCGGCTTGCGAACGAAGCTGCTGAACGCGAGCACGAATTCGCGAGCACGCAACTTGCACTGGGCCACTCGAGCGGACGCATCCAACGTTTGGATCTGGATTTCGACTTTGGCTCCGATGGTGCCACCATGACATCCATTGATTACGCCCTGATGAGCCAACCGGGTGAGATGTGGGACCAACTGGACAACTACCAACAAAAGGTCAACTCACAAATCAATGGTGACTTGATCGTGGTCGGCACCGCCGGTGCAGCCGCCTCCAGTGTGACCGTGGGTGTCGTTGCCTGGGCACTGCGAAGTGGATTGCTGTTATCAGGTTTGATCGCCCACATGCCCGCCTGGAGTGCCGTGGACCCGTTGTTGATCATGCAAGGGTTCTCTGGAAACGGTGACGGAGAAACTCTCGAAGAACTCATGGACCGCCACGATAAAGCGATGACAGACGAATGATGAGCCTCTATCAGCGTATCCCGATTCGCATTCGGATTTCACTCGGTCTGGTCGGTCTGATGGCTGGCAGTCTGCTGGTTGCCAGTGCCGCCGGTTTCTTCCCCAATGAACAGGAAGAAATCCTGCACGGCCGTGCGCGATTGTGCGAGTCGTTGGCGATCAGCGGCACCGCCATGGCCAGTCATGGGCAAGTCGATTCGTTGCGGGTCACCCTGGAATCGGTCGTTCACCGAGACCCGCAGATCAACTCGATTGGCTTGGTTTCCAGTGAAGGACAACTGCTTGTCTCTGCCGGGGAACACGACGACTTCTGGGACGAAAGCCTCGAAGACGACGTCAATCAGATGCGTGTCCCGGTGTTTCGCTACGGCAAGCAGTGGGGCGAACTGCAGGTTGCGTTTGCCTCCACCGGCGGTCTGTTTGGTCTGAACTACTGGGCCCCCGCTTGGTTGTTGATCGTTCTGATCCCCGCCTGCCTGATTCAGTTTTCGTTCTTCCTGAAGAAGACGCTGGAAAGCCTGGATCCCTCCGGTGCCGTCCCCACCCACGTTGAAAACGCATTGGACACGATCACGGTCGGATTGGTCCTGCTCAATTCACGAGGCCGAATCCTGTTCACCAACCGGCGCCTGAACCAATTGCTCTCGCAAGAACCTGCGGAGATGACCGGCAAAAAGATCGACGACCTGGAATGGCAAGCGCTCGCCGACAGCAATGAATTGTTGCCCTGGGAAGAAGCCAAGCAGAACGATGATTCGGTCATGGATCGAATCCTTCAATACGACAACAGCGGTCGCATGCTGACGTTCAGCGTCAACTGCACTCCGATCGCAGGCCAAGGTTACCTGGTCACCTTCGAAGACATCACCCTGATCGAAGAAAACAAAGTCGCACTGGCAAAAGCCCGTGACGCCGCGGAAAACGCCAACGCGGCCAAGAGTGACTTCCTGGCCAACATGAGTCACGAGATTCGCACGCCGCTCAACGCCGTCCTCGGTTTCACCGATGTGCTGCGCCGAGGGTTGGTTTCCAGCGGTGATGAAGCGGTTGACCACCTGAACATGATCCACCGCTCCGGCGCCCACCTGTTGGAACTGATCAACGACATCTTGGATCTGTCCAAGATCGAATCGGGACACCTGCAAGTCGAATCGATCGACACCAATCTCGACGACATCGTCACCGATGTTGCCAACACCTTGAAGGTCAAAGCCGATGAGCAAGGCCTGGAACTGAAAGTCGATTTCCGGACCGCCATCCCGCGAACGATCCAGTCCGACCCGACCCGACTGCGCCAGGTCGTCACCAACTTGGTCGGCAATGCGATCAAGTTCACCGAAAGCGGTTCCGTCTCCATTGTGACCTCCTTGCTGAAGACACCTTCGAACTCCATCGAAGGCTTCGACCCCATCATTCGAGTCGACATCATCGACACGGGGATCGGAATGACGCCGAATCAACAAGCCAAAATCTTTGACTCGTTTGTGCAGGCCGACAGCTCCACGACGCGCAAGTTCGGCGGCACCGGGCTGGGGCTTTCCATCAGCCGCCGGTTGGCCGAAGCCATGGGCGGAGCGTTGACGGTGCACAGCGAAGTTGGCATCGGCAGCACCTTCCGCGTCGAAATCCCAACCAGCGTCGCCAATCTGCAGGACATGATCAGCCCCGAAGAATTGACTCGCTTGGCACAAGAGAAATCGGCCGGTGAAGTCAATTCCGAATTGCTGCGTTTGCCTTCCAAACGCGTCCTGGTCGTCGACGACGGGGAAGCCAACCGCCGCTTGATCGAGTTGGTGCTCAAACGGGCCGGTGCGGTGGTGTTGACCGCCGAACACGGACAAGAAGCCCTCGAGATGATCGAACAAGGCCATCAAGCCAGCGATCCGTACGCACTCGTGTTGATGGACATGCAAATGCCGGTCCTGGACGGGTACTCCGCCACTCGACAACTGCGAGCACAAGAGGACAAAACTCCCGTCATTGCCCTGACCGGGAACGCCATGCGTGGTGACCGTGAAAAATGCATCGATGCCGGTTGCGACGACTTCCTCACCAAACCGGTCAACTTGGACGAGTTGCTGCAAATGGTTTCGGAGTACCTCGGCCCGGTCGACCCAGGAACCTTGACCAACGCCAATGTTCTGTCATCCCCCAATGTCCTCTCCCCTGAAACAACGTCTCGCTTGGCTCACAGCGGGCTGAGTGGCATCGCATCGCTGCCGTTGACACCAGTCACTCCCGCCACCACCACACTCTCATCGTCCGCGATTGTGCCGACCTTGCCGATGGACGACGAAGACTTCCGCGCCATCGCCGGCGACTTTGTCTCGCGTCTGCAAGCACGCTTGGACGGCATTGAACGGGCCATCGAAGAGGCCAAGTTCGATTTCGTTCACGGCGAAGCCCACTGGCTCAAAGGTGCCGGGGGAACGGTTGGCCTGGACGTCTTCACTCAACCCGCACGCACGTTGGAACAAGCCGCCAAGGACGAATCGGCCGGCAACGCCCAATCGATCCTTCAACAAATCCGCGAATTGCACAGTCGGATCATGATCCCGGGAATGGACACGCTGTCCCCACCCGACGCAGACGGCTTGACCGACGCGTCCCACACTCCCCTGGATCCGATGCAAATCGTCAATCCGATTCACTGCACCCTGCCCCTGGAAGACCCTGATTTCCATGCCATCGTCTCGGACTTCATCGTGCGACTCGATGCACGATTGAAGGACATGCGATCAGAATTGCACTCCGAACGATTTGAGGAATTGGGACTCAGCGCTCACTGGCTGAAGGGAGCCGGCGGAACAGTCGGCTATGGCGACTTGACCCAACCATCACGGGAATTGATTGATGCCGCACTGGCGTCCAATTTCGACGAATGCGAGTCCTGTCTGTCACAAATCGAGGCCGTGCGTCGCCGCATGATTCTTCCAGGCCCCGTGCCACACACCGTTTGATCCCACGAACCGGAAGTTCCCCAGGCATCAGCGCCTTCGCACACTCGTTTCCCTGCACCGCTGCAACCGTTGTAACCGCACAGGTCGGTCGGGGGGCAAAAAGCAATCCGCGACATTTTCAATCGCTTGATCGTTCGCTGCACGCCGTGAGGCATGTTTAGGAACGACATCTGTTTCACCACGTTTTGAAACCGCTTCCTTCGGAACAAACTCAATGCATGCTCCTAGCACCTCCACCGACACCGCCATCTTCAGCGCGCCGGTTGTCCCAGGAAGTCATGGTGTTCTCCCGCAAGGAAACTCAGCCAAGCCTGTCGCGGCGTTGCCCGGCAAGGTCATGATTGTGGACGATGAGATCGCCAATGTCCTGGTCGTGAAGAAGTACCTGGAACGAGCCGGCTACCGCGACTTTGAAACCACGACCGATTCCACGTCGGCGTTTCGGATCCTCGAAACCAGCATGCCAGATGTGCTGTTGCTCGACATCAACATGCCCAACGTCGATGGCATCCAAGTCTTGGAGCGGGTTCGACAAGACCCCCGTTTCAAACACCTGCCCGTGTTGATCCTCACCGCCAACACCGACGAACGAATCAAATTGGTGTGCTTGGAATTGGGCGCGACCGACTTTTTGCTCAAACCCGTCGACCCAATGGATTTGACGCCTCGCGTTCGCAACTCACTGCAAAACAAAAACTTCCAAGACCGACTGCAACACCACGCCGCTGAACTCGAACTCAAAGTCGAACAACGCACCCGGGAACTCGAAGCCTCCCGTCGCGAAGTCATTTACTGCTTGGCTCGCGCCGCCGAAATGCGTGACAACGACACCGGCAACCATGTGATCCGAGTGGGACGCTTCGCCGGAATCATCGCCGCCGGAATGGGATTGCCCGATTGGTTTGTTCGCGACATCGAAATGGCCGCGCAGCTGCACGACGTGGGCAAGATCGCCATCCCCGATGCGATCCTGTTGAAGCCTGGCAAACTTGAACCAGAAGAGTTCGATGTGATCCAAAATCACGTCAAATTCGGGCACCAAATCATCCAACCCCACACCAGCACCGATGCTCGCCGGATGCGAACCCACGTCGAGCTCGGCGCCGACATGCTCAGCAACGGCAGCGCGCTCATGCGACTGGCCGCCAGCATCGCGCAAACCCACCACGAGAAATTTGACGGTTCGGGATACCCGCTCGGATTGGCCGGAAACGATATCCCACTCGAAGGCCGAATCACCGCCGTCGCCGATGTGTTCGACGCACTCTCCGCCGAACGGCCCTACAAAAAAGCCATGCCCCGCGAGAAGTGCTTCTCCATCCTGGAAGAAGGCCGCGGCACCCACTTCGATCCCGACGTCTTGGACGCCTTCTTCGAATGCACCAAAGAGATCGTTCGCGTGCAGCTCGACTACATGGATCACTGCGAACCCACGCCCGCGACCACCACGGCCCAACCCACGACCACGGCCCCGCCCAGCAACAACGAAGCCTAAGCAGGTCGGCAGGAATGATCGGGCATCATCATGTGAGCCATTCGGCGTTCACCCCGGTTGGACGTGGGAGCAACGACGCTTACCCAAACAGTCCAAATGCCGAAAGACTCCTGCCTACCTGCCTAACAGGCTTCGCCCCGGCTTTTCCACTCGCTGCACAGGGGCAATCCTCCCGTCCCAACCCGCCGCGTCAGCAAGATCGCTCGACCGACTTCGCTAGCGTTCATTCACCGTGTTGGCTGATGCTATCCCAACCCGAATGCGTCAGCGAGGGACCAGGCCCCCTGCAGGGCATCCCACGGCCACCGACACAACTAGCGTTCGTTCCAAACGCGAACAAAGAACCCCGCGTCCAGTTTCCGGCCTGCCTGATCTGGCAACCGCAATCGCCCGGTCTCGAACTGGAGCGTCCCTCCTGGTCGGACCACGCTCGGAATTCTCTCCGCCAAGTACGTCTGCACATCGACCTGAGTCACGTCCGGCGAATGCCCCGTGATCAGCAATCGAAACGCATCCGGTTCCAGCAACTTCAGGCTGTCGTCGATCAACGGCCACACATCGCGAGCCAATCGCCACGCCTTGCCGCTGGGACCGTGCCCGTACGCCGGCGGGTCCATCACAATCGTGTGATAGCGATTTTCGCGGCGGACTTCTCGAGCGGTGAACTTGACCGCATCATCGACCAAGAACCGGATCGGTGGATCCTCCCATCCATTCACCTTGGCCGCGTCGCGAGCCGATTGCACGTTCGGTTTGGCCGCGTCCACATGAGCGACCACGAAGCCCGCCGACACCAGCGCCATCGTGGACGCCCCCGTGTAAGCGAACAAATTCAGAGCCTTCGGGCGATCGTCGGCCGAGATCTCTGGCAACGCATGCGTTCGCAGCCAATCCCAATTGGACTGTTGTTCCGGGAAGACGCCGATGTGCCCAGCGGGAGTCGGCGCGACCGGCATCCGGAATCCGCCACACTCCACGCTGCGTCCCGGTGTCCACTCCACCCGATGATTCCAACGTTTTTCATTTTCGTCGAAACGGCTGGCCACCACCTTCCACCGCGCTCGTTGCCTGCTGGCGTGACCCTCCGCGGCGGGCGAAGGTCGATCGATCAATCGACCTGCAACCCGTTCCAATTTCCGCCCGGCACCAAAATCAACCAGCTCGTACCGATCATCCGTGCGGCCACCAGCCATCCCCGAGGGAGGTGATTCAGTCGAGCGAGAGGGATCCGAAAAGTTCATGGCGAGCAGTGTATCCCCAACCTCCCGCCTCGTGTCCCCAGGGCAAATCAATTGTTCACTCCCAACCCGACCGCGTCAGCGAGGGACCGGTCATCCTGCGGAGATTCCCGCGCTCACCCACCAACCATCCCCCATCCGGCAATCGACTCTTGTCACACCGCGGCGCGGAAGTTAATCTTTCCGCCACGAAGCCCCTGATTCCGCCGCGAGTCCCACTCGCAGCGGAATCAGGCCCTTCGGGCGATTAGCTCAGTTGGTTAGAGCGCTGCTTTCACACGGCATCGAGAAACCATCGAAATTGCTTGCTTTTAGGCACTTCCACTCTGAGAATGCACGTATCAGTGCACGATTCCAGAGGGAACCTATGCCACGCAAACCAAAACCCTACTTCCGCAAGCAAACCAAAACCTGGTACTTCTCCACCGGCGGAAAGCAATTCAATCTCGGTAAAGACCGTGAAGCCGCGTTCACGAAATTCTACGAGATGATGGCCGATCAAGAGTGCCTGACGGTTTCGTCTGACACGCTCTACGATCTGTCCCAAGCCTATCTCGACTGGGTGCAAGCGAACCGCAAAGCCAACACCTACGACAAGCACAAGCACTATCTTGCCAGCTTCATTGGCAGTGTTGGCAAGCGGCTCAAACCGGTGGGACTCAAGCCGTTTCACTTGACCCAGTGGACGAACAAGGACAGTTGGAATTCCAGCAGCCGCCACGATGCCATTTCGATCGTCGGCCGAATGTTGAACTGGGCCGTCCGTGAAGGCCACCTCTCGTCTAATCCGATTGCCGGCATCAAGAAGCCGAAGATGAAGCGGCGAGAAATCGTCTACACAGCCGAACAGTGGATCCAGATCAAAGCTCATGCGACTGGTCCGCTGATTGATTTGATCGATTTTCTATGGAGCACAGGATGCCGCCCAAAAGAAGCACGCACCATGGAAGCCCGGCATGTGCACGAAGACCTCGTCATCTTTCCCCCGATCGAGTCCAAAGGTGAGGCCGATTCCCGCGTCATTTTCATGGCACCAGAGGCGAAAAACATCGC
Above is a window of Rhodopirellula islandica DNA encoding:
- a CDS encoding Ig-like domain-containing protein, with protein sequence PALNVTVNVDDTALGAGIDSSTNFTLTVTDVNEAPTLGLANQVTTISESADLSSGMKVADIVVTDDALGTETLALVGADAALFRIDGTELWLIDNATLDFDSNSVLDVTVSVDDNTVGNTPDDSQAFSINVTDVNTAPVVSLSQSGDSLPESTATGSRIKMADIILTDDGTGTNTLSLSGTDAGLFEIDGTELFWTGDSALDYESKPALNVTVNVNDTSLGAGIDSSTNFTLTVTDVNEAPSFTLDSPLTLVTEDEDLSSGLKVADLLITDDAIGSETFSLRGDDAALFEVIGTELRLKAGVALDAITNPNLDVTIDLDDASLGGGPEDTQTLQIQVTTTNTPPTLNNWQNSSFVGQTMEIPASVFAGLSDDVDGQTLTAHLHSGPSIGTLDLRTNGGFTFTPPPGFIGSITFEWTSHDGRQHSAAATATLTFLPIPTIPTPPAPPSPDDGSGSNSDASDSDQTDSESDSDSKDDSEDSSSDSESESDSEAESTDVPVGIPNAVTGPDGSGQPGSQSAGAEETSSELERMNASVNEARLANEAAEREHEFASTQLALGHSSGRIQRLDLDFDFGSDGATMTSIDYALMSQPGEMWDQLDNYQQKVNSQINGDLIVVGTAGAAASSVTVGVVAWALRSGLLLSGLIAHMPAWSAVDPLLIMQGFSGNGDGETLEELMDRHDKAMTDE
- a CDS encoding response regulator encodes the protein MMSLYQRIPIRIRISLGLVGLMAGSLLVASAAGFFPNEQEEILHGRARLCESLAISGTAMASHGQVDSLRVTLESVVHRDPQINSIGLVSSEGQLLVSAGEHDDFWDESLEDDVNQMRVPVFRYGKQWGELQVAFASTGGLFGLNYWAPAWLLIVLIPACLIQFSFFLKKTLESLDPSGAVPTHVENALDTITVGLVLLNSRGRILFTNRRLNQLLSQEPAEMTGKKIDDLEWQALADSNELLPWEEAKQNDDSVMDRILQYDNSGRMLTFSVNCTPIAGQGYLVTFEDITLIEENKVALAKARDAAENANAAKSDFLANMSHEIRTPLNAVLGFTDVLRRGLVSSGDEAVDHLNMIHRSGAHLLELINDILDLSKIESGHLQVESIDTNLDDIVTDVANTLKVKADEQGLELKVDFRTAIPRTIQSDPTRLRQVVTNLVGNAIKFTESGSVSIVTSLLKTPSNSIEGFDPIIRVDIIDTGIGMTPNQQAKIFDSFVQADSSTTRKFGGTGLGLSISRRLAEAMGGALTVHSEVGIGSTFRVEIPTSVANLQDMISPEELTRLAQEKSAGEVNSELLRLPSKRVLVVDDGEANRRLIELVLKRAGAVVLTAEHGQEALEMIEQGHQASDPYALVLMDMQMPVLDGYSATRQLRAQEDKTPVIALTGNAMRGDREKCIDAGCDDFLTKPVNLDELLQMVSEYLGPVDPGTLTNANVLSSPNVLSPETTSRLAHSGLSGIASLPLTPVTPATTTLSSSAIVPTLPMDDEDFRAIAGDFVSRLQARLDGIERAIEEAKFDFVHGEAHWLKGAGGTVGLDVFTQPARTLEQAAKDESAGNAQSILQQIRELHSRIMIPGMDTLSPPDADGLTDASHTPLDPMQIVNPIHCTLPLEDPDFHAIVSDFIVRLDARLKDMRSELHSERFEELGLSAHWLKGAGGTVGYGDLTQPSRELIDAALASNFDECESCLSQIEAVRRRMILPGPVPHTV
- a CDS encoding HD domain-containing phosphohydrolase produces the protein MHAPSTSTDTAIFSAPVVPGSHGVLPQGNSAKPVAALPGKVMIVDDEIANVLVVKKYLERAGYRDFETTTDSTSAFRILETSMPDVLLLDINMPNVDGIQVLERVRQDPRFKHLPVLILTANTDERIKLVCLELGATDFLLKPVDPMDLTPRVRNSLQNKNFQDRLQHHAAELELKVEQRTRELEASRREVIYCLARAAEMRDNDTGNHVIRVGRFAGIIAAGMGLPDWFVRDIEMAAQLHDVGKIAIPDAILLKPGKLEPEEFDVIQNHVKFGHQIIQPHTSTDARRMRTHVELGADMLSNGSALMRLAASIAQTHHEKFDGSGYPLGLAGNDIPLEGRITAVADVFDALSAERPYKKAMPREKCFSILEEGRGTHFDPDVLDAFFECTKEIVRVQLDYMDHCEPTPATTTAQPTTTAPPSNNEA
- a CDS encoding class I SAM-dependent methyltransferase gives rise to the protein MNFSDPSRSTESPPSGMAGGRTDDRYELVDFGAGRKLERVAGRLIDRPSPAAEGHASRQRARWKVVASRFDENEKRWNHRVEWTPGRSVECGGFRMPVAPTPAGHIGVFPEQQSNWDWLRTHALPEISADDRPKALNLFAYTGASTMALVSAGFVVAHVDAAKPNVQSARDAAKVNGWEDPPIRFLVDDAVKFTAREVRRENRYHTIVMDPPAYGHGPSGKAWRLARDVWPLIDDSLKLLEPDAFRLLITGHSPDVTQVDVQTYLAERIPSVVRPGGTLQFETGRLRLPDQAGRKLDAGFFVRVWNER
- a CDS encoding tyrosine-type recombinase/integrase produces the protein MVRALLSHGIEKPSKLLAFRHFHSENARISARFQREPMPRKPKPYFRKQTKTWYFSTGGKQFNLGKDREAAFTKFYEMMADQECLTVSSDTLYDLSQAYLDWVQANRKANTYDKHKHYLASFIGSVGKRLKPVGLKPFHLTQWTNKDSWNSSSRHDAISIVGRMLNWAVREGHLSSNPIAGIKKPKMKRREIVYTAEQWIQIKAHATGPLIDLIDFLWSTGCRPKEARTMEARHVHEDLVIFPPIESKGEADSRVIFMAPEAKNIAQRLIKLHPTGPIFLNSRGNAWTKDAVVCRLRRISRKVGFRVIAYGARHSYATNALIRSVDTVSLSHLMGHKDTRMINNYAHLSQNTKFLLQQAIAAQGS